The following is a genomic window from Chania multitudinisentens RB-25.
GCAATGGCAAAGGTATTTTAAATACCTTTGCCAAACCCTAACCTCCCGAAAGTGGCTCAGTTTTGCACTACCTGGTTTGGCGAATATTAACTAGGCAGTGTCCCTAAATTGTTGTCATTCGTTTTAGGGGGGGAGCGGGTATTACCATCAGGGTAATACCCGCCGCCGTTAACGGTCTGCCAGGAATTGGCGGGCTGGCCGCCAGCTTTTAAAGCGTCGGTTGTTCGGCGGTGGTTGAAGTCACCACTAACTCTACCTGTTGTTGTTGCAGCAACGTCCCCAGCGAAGGGGGCGGTGGCGCGTCGGTAAATAGTGCCGTAACCTGGCGGGTATTGCCAATTTCTACCGCCGCAGAGGCGTGGAATTTGGTGTGATCCGCCGCCAGCAGAATATGGCGCGAATGCGCCATCATCGCTTTCGCTACGCTGGATTCATTGACATCGAACTCCAGCAAATCACCATTCGCTTCAATTGCCCCTACGCTGGTGATCAGATAATCGGCACGGAACCCGGCGACGAAAGCCACCGCACTGGGGCCGATAATACCGCCGTTGTGCGGGCGCAGAGTGCCACCCGGCACCATCACTTCAAACTCGGTATTTTTATACAGAATATGGGCCACCCGCAGGCTGTTGGTGATAATCCGCAGGTGGCTGTGGTTCATCAGCGCACGGGCAATATGCTCAACCGTGGTACCGATGGTGATAAACACCGTGGAACGATCGGGGATGTAATCAGCAATTGCTTCCGCAATTGCGATTTTTTCTTCGGTGTAAGAGAGTTCGCGCTGCTCAAACGCAGTGTTGACCACGCTGGAAGCGCGCCCCGCGCCGCCGTGATGGCGGGTAATCAACCCCTGTTCGCTCAGTTTGCGGATATCGCGCCGTACCGTTTGGGTTGAAACGGTCAGCAGCTGCGCCAACTCATCAATGTTCATATAGCCGCGTTTGGCGATCAACTGAATCAGCTGATCGTGGCGCGGGTTGCCGGTAAGTTCAGTCAGATTCATGTTCATTTCTCTTAAATAGGGTCATCAGTTGGTCATTTTATACAAAACTGGCCAGGAAAG
Proteins encoded in this region:
- a CDS encoding DeoR/GlpR family DNA-binding transcription regulator yields the protein MNLTELTGNPRHDQLIQLIAKRGYMNIDELAQLLTVSTQTVRRDIRKLSEQGLITRHHGGAGRASSVVNTAFEQRELSYTEEKIAIAEAIADYIPDRSTVFITIGTTVEHIARALMNHSHLRIITNSLRVAHILYKNTEFEVMVPGGTLRPHNGGIIGPSAVAFVAGFRADYLITSVGAIEANGDLLEFDVNESSVAKAMMAHSRHILLAADHTKFHASAAVEIGNTRQVTALFTDAPPPPSLGTLLQQQQVELVVTSTTAEQPTL